A window of the Gossypium arboreum isolate Shixiya-1 chromosome 2, ASM2569848v2, whole genome shotgun sequence genome harbors these coding sequences:
- the LOC108482246 gene encoding zinc finger protein VAR3, chloroplastic-like encodes MKKLFRSSYNEFMYTALKIHFQKFGFPLVPISYVHNFTRTLHSNSKFDVVLNELAELHPPKPSSHAAQSPSGMDVPFDHERPTKRNESAVQISHPWQEWVDLMECLLRRGYFDGDGNPFENGQLGSKEANSIRTACLNFARDRFSLIRYFSRKDIQIIVGCGCPSLDRKVVNSGKRLRAHVGIDEGNVCSSCKLRGSCDRAYVKAREDQGGRTVDVMRILLTYGLDSITSSVENKPCQNKSVKESVRTLLKEMVDYGSKDQQADMPNAAPSRGDASLHDHSSTQGHIKFPMKPGDWLCPKCNFLNFARNIKCLHCDGLFEERLRQMREDQDHLPLKKGDWICERCNFLNFAKNTRCLQCKENPPKRHLNPGEWECESCNYINFRRNMVCLKCDHKRPKVPNASGTCTGEFEGTIGKSTRRDRKQSKDSDRWRFVHEDNEDEECLDSRTENSKFTDFPITRSRTTWSFNTGKCESTLEMEAKNKSLPTVMQNDGSKCTDSQRKLELLECSDDEEMSGWFRRR; translated from the exons ATGAAGAAGCTTTTTAGAAGTAGCTATAATGAATTTATGTACACTGCTCTCAAAATCCATTTCCAGAAATTTGGCTTCCCTCTCGTACCCATTTCATATGTTCACAACTTTACCAGAACCCTACATTCCAATTCAAAGTTTGATGTCGTTCTTAATGAGCTCGCTGAGCTCCATCCTCCAAAACCCAGTTCCCACGCTGCCCAATCACCGTCGGGAATGGATGTGCCCTTTGATCATGAGAGACCCACGAAGCGGAATGAATCAGCGGTTCAGATTTCACATCCGTGGCAGGAGTGGGTGGATTTGATGGAATGCTTGTTGAGGAGAGGCTATTTCGATGGAGATGGAAACCCTTTTGAAAATGGCCAATTGGGTTCCAAAGAAGCCAATAGTATCCGCACTGCGTGCCTTAATTTTGCTAGGGATCGCTTTAGTCTTATAAG GTATTTCTCAAGGAAAGATATTCAGATCATAGTAGGATGTGGATGCCCAAGCCTAGATAGGAAAGTTGTCAATTCTGGGAAGCGCTTAAGAGCTCATGTGGGCATTGATGAAGGAAAT GTTTGCAGCTCATGCAAATTGAGAGGAAGCTGTGATAGGGCTTATGTGAAGGCACGTGAAGATCAAGGTGGGAGGACCGTGGATGTGATGCGCATTTTATTGACATACGGTCTGGACTCGATCACCAGTTCTGTAGAGAACAAGCCATGTCAAAACAAATCAGTTAAAGAATCAGTTCGAACACTGCTGAAAGAAATGGTTGATTATGGCAGCAAAGATCAACAAGCTGACATGCCGAATGCAGCACCCTCAAGAGGGGATGCTTCACTGCATGATCATTCAAGTACACAAGGACACATAAAATTTCCAATGAAGCCAGGCGATTGGCTTTGTCCCAA ATGCAACTTCCTAAATTTTGCAAGAAATATTAAGTGCTTGCATTGTGATGGTTTATTCGAAGAAAGACTGAGGCAAATGCGGGAGGATCAGGATCATCTGCCATTAAAGAAGGGAGATTGGATATGTGAAAG ATGCAACTTCTTAAATTTTGCAAAGAATACAAGATGTCTGCAATGCAAAGAAAATCCCCCAAAACGACATCTCAATCCCGGGGAATGGGAATGTGAATC GTGCAACTATATTAACTTTAGACGAAATATGGTGTGCTTGAAATGTGACCACAAACGGCCAAAGGTGCCAAATGCTTCAGGTACATGCACTGGTGAATTTGAAGGCACCATTGGTAAATCCACAAGGCGAGACAGAAAGCAAAGTAAAGATTCAGATAGATGGAGGTTTGTACATGAAGATAATGAAGATGAAGAATGCTTGGATTCAAGGACAGAGAATTCCAAGTTCACTGATTTTCCCATTACTAGAAGTAGGACTACTTGGTCATTTAACACAGGGAAATGCGAGTCGACATTGGAGATGGAAGCAAAGAACAAAAGTCTGCCAACAGTAATGCAAAATGATGGATCTAAATGCACTGACAGTCAGAGAAAGTTGGAATTGCTTGAATGTTCCGACGATGAAGAGATGTCTGGGTGGTTTCGGCGTCGATAG